TGTCCACCCACGACTTCGCGGTCTACCGGGATCCCCCGGAGCTGGGCGCGGACACCGACACGGTCCTCGCCGAATGGCTGGGCGCAACGGAGCCGGAGGACAAGACATGACCGATGATGACGAGATGATCGTCGCCGACGGAGTCGAGACGCGGGTGCGGGTGACGGGCGAGGGGAACCCTCTCGTGTTGATCCACGGGTCCGGCAACCACCTCGAGGTCTGGGGCCGGGTGGTGCCGCTGTTGGCGAACAGGTTCCGGTGCGTCACCTACGACATGGTGGACCACGGCTGGTCCGCCGACTCCGACCACGACGCGACGATGGGCGACTACGTGGGCCAGCTACGGGGGCTATTGGACGCGCTCTCGCTCGAAGCGCCGGTCCTCGTCGGCCACTCGCTCGGCGCCGGCGTCGCGCTGCACACGGCGGTGGCCGACCCGGGCGCGACGGCCGGGGTCGTTGCGGTGTCGGGCTCCGGGCGCCGCCCGCCGAAGGAGAAGGCGGTCCGTCTCGCCGACCTGTCGGAGGCCGCTGCCCGCAACCCCGACGTGGATTCGGTCCGGGCCCGACTCGGCGGGATCGTCGTCGACCCGGCGACCGTCGAGGACCTCATCGGGGTCCGGATGGAACTGCTGGAACGTCCGGGCGCGCTCGCCCGGACCAAGCGGGTGGTGGCGCGGCTACGCGTCGATCCCCCGCCGGGCGCCGCCGAGGCCCTGTGGGAGCGTCTCGCAGCCTCGGGGGTGCCGCTCGGCGTCGTGTGGGGTGCGGACGATCCCGTCACACCGGTGTCCGATGCTCAAGACCTGGCCGGCGCCGTGCCCGACAGCCGCTGTGTCGTCATCGACGACTGTGGCCATCTCCCTCAGTACGAACGGCCAGCGGAGTTCGTCGAGGCTCTGTTGGCGACGCTGTCCCCGACCAAGAAGGGATGACCCCGATGCCCGATGTCACCACCGTCCGCGAGCTGTGCGACCGGTTCTCGAACTGGGGCCGATGGGGCGACGACGACCAGCTCGGGACGCTGAACCACATCACCCCGGACTGCCTGATCGCCGCCGCCCAGCTGGTCGAGAAGGGAAAGGTGATCTCCCTCGCGGCCCCGTTCGGCGACGACGGCCCCCAGGCTGGCGGTGGCGCCCTCGGCCGGTTCAACCCGATCCACCTGATGACCCGGGACGGCAACGACGCCGCCATGGGCACGACGCCGCGGGACTTCTTCGGCGGGCGCGATGGTCACTTCCGGTCCGCGGACGACATCGTGATCATGCCGTTGCAGTGCTCGACCCAGTGGGACGGGCTGGCACACGTGATCTTCGACGACACGATGTGGAACGGCAAGGAAGCGTCGCTGGTGTCGAGCAAGGGCGCCCTCGTGAACGCGATCTCCCAGTTGCGGGCGCAGGTCAGCGGGCGGGGTGTGCTGTTGGACGTCGCCCGCCACAACGGGGTCGAGTGGCTTCAGCCGGGCCACGCCATCGGCGCCGACGAGTTGGCGGCGTGCGCCGACGCGCAGGGCGTGGAGGTCCGCCGGGGCGACATCGTCCTGGTCCGCACGGGTCAGATGGCCCAGGTGGCCGCCGAGGGCGGGTGGGGTTCGTTCGCCGGGGGCGACGCGCCCGGGCTCGGTCTCGACTCGGCGTCGTTCTTCGCGGAGCGCGAGGTGGCGGCCCTCGCCACGGACACCTGGGGGATGGAGGTCCGCCCCAACGAGACACCCGATGTCTTCCAGCCCGTTCACCTTGTCCTGATCCAGGCGATGGGCATGACGGTCGGCGAGATCTTCGACCTCGAGGAGGCGGGTGCGGACTGCGCCGATGACGGGGTGTACGAGTTCTTCTTCTGTGCGCCGCCGATCCCGTTCGAGCGGGCGGTGGCATCGCCGATCAACCCTCAGATCTTCAAGTGACGGAGTCGTCGGCGCCGCTACTGGTCCTCACGACGGGCGGCACGATCGCCGCGGTCAGCGATGATGCGACCGGGGTAGTGCCCGGCGACGGGGTGGACCGGCTCACCGCCGGGTTCTCCGGCGGTGAGATCGTCGTCGAGCAGGTGGCGTCGACGACGAGTTGGAACCTGACGGTCGACGACGTGGTCGACATCGGCGGGCGGGCTGCTCGGGCGCTGGCGGATGGCGAGGCACGCGGCGTCGTCGTCACCCACGGCACCGACACGCTCGAGCAGTCCTCGCTGCTGGTGGACCTGCTCCACGGGCCGGTCACCGGGCGCGGGCCGATCGTCTTCACGGCTGCGATGCGTGCGAGTGACGAACCGGGGGCGGACGGGCCGCGCAACTTCGCGGCAGCCCTGCGGGTGGCGGCCGAGCCGTCGGCCGCGGGACGCGGGGTCCTCGTCGTCGTCGACGACCTGATCCACCCGGCCCGCACCGTCACGAAGGTCCACTCACTCGAGCCGCCCGCGTTCCGGTCGACGCCGTGGGGTCCGCTCGGGACCGCGACACCCGATGGGGTCGAGTGGTTCCCGACGAATCAGCCGCCCTCCCCCGACTGGCCCGGTCCGCCCGAGCGTTCCGTGGACGTGGTGGCCTGCTACCCGGGGATGGACCCGGCGATCCTCGACCGGATCGTGGAGAACGGGACCCGGGGCCTCGTCCTGGAGGGCACGGGCGCGGGGAACCTGCCGGGCCACCTCGAACCGGCGATCATCGGCGCCGTCGAGTCGGGCGTGACCGTCGTCGTGGCGAGCCGGTGTGCCTTCGGCGGGGCGCGGCCTCGCTACGGCACCGCCGGTGGTGGCCGCACTCTCGCCGGACTCGGGGTGCTGACCGCTCGGCAACTCGGCCCACTGAAAGCCCGGGTGGCACTCATGGCCCTGCTCGGGACCGTGGACGATCCCGAGCAGGTGAGGACTGAGTGGCAGAACTCCGGTTTCTAACACCCAGTCCTGACGTCTGAGGCGCGGGTGACCTCGTCCCGAAAGATCTCGTCGCCGATCAGATGGCGATGATGGGCCAGCTCGGGCTGACCGAACCTCCGGGCTGATCAGTCCAGGTGGGCGGGAAACCCGAACCGCCCGAAAGCCTCGGTCTCCAGGAAGGAATGGACGGCCTCGATCCGGTCGCCGCGTAGCTCGATCACCTGCAGCGCCCAGGGGGCGTGGCCGCCGGCGGGGTCCACGCGGTACTGCGCGAACGCCGCGCAGCCGTTCGCCTGGCCGGGCAACAGGCGGGATCCCCTGCAACCGATCCCGGCACCGAGGTACCACTTGACGAGGTCGTCTCGACCCTGGAGCCACATGGCGTATGGAGGCATGGTCTGGACGACGTCTTCGTGCAGCAGCGCCGCGAGGGCGTCCATGTCGTAGCGCTCGAATGCGTCGACGTAGCGGGCGAGCAGCCGCTCCTGGTCGACCGACGGTGGCGGCGTCGCAG
The Acidimicrobiales bacterium genome window above contains:
- a CDS encoding alpha/beta hydrolase, with the translated sequence MTDDDEMIVADGVETRVRVTGEGNPLVLIHGSGNHLEVWGRVVPLLANRFRCVTYDMVDHGWSADSDHDATMGDYVGQLRGLLDALSLEAPVLVGHSLGAGVALHTAVADPGATAGVVAVSGSGRRPPKEKAVRLADLSEAAARNPDVDSVRARLGGIVVDPATVEDLIGVRMELLERPGALARTKRVVARLRVDPPPGAAEALWERLAASGVPLGVVWGADDPVTPVSDAQDLAGAVPDSRCVVIDDCGHLPQYERPAEFVEALLATLSPTKKG
- a CDS encoding cyclase family protein, with translation MPDVTTVRELCDRFSNWGRWGDDDQLGTLNHITPDCLIAAAQLVEKGKVISLAAPFGDDGPQAGGGALGRFNPIHLMTRDGNDAAMGTTPRDFFGGRDGHFRSADDIVIMPLQCSTQWDGLAHVIFDDTMWNGKEASLVSSKGALVNAISQLRAQVSGRGVLLDVARHNGVEWLQPGHAIGADELAACADAQGVEVRRGDIVLVRTGQMAQVAAEGGWGSFAGGDAPGLGLDSASFFAEREVAALATDTWGMEVRPNETPDVFQPVHLVLIQAMGMTVGEIFDLEEAGADCADDGVYEFFFCAPPIPFERAVASPINPQIFK
- a CDS encoding asparaginase, producing MTESSAPLLVLTTGGTIAAVSDDATGVVPGDGVDRLTAGFSGGEIVVEQVASTTSWNLTVDDVVDIGGRAARALADGEARGVVVTHGTDTLEQSSLLVDLLHGPVTGRGPIVFTAAMRASDEPGADGPRNFAAALRVAAEPSAAGRGVLVVVDDLIHPARTVTKVHSLEPPAFRSTPWGPLGTATPDGVEWFPTNQPPSPDWPGPPERSVDVVACYPGMDPAILDRIVENGTRGLVLEGTGAGNLPGHLEPAIIGAVESGVTVVVASRCAFGGARPRYGTAGGGRTLAGLGVLTARQLGPLKARVALMALLGTVDDPEQVRTEWQNSGF